In a genomic window of Pseudomonas putida:
- a CDS encoding alpha/beta fold hydrolase — translation MRALFLSAAMLLASLFSLPSMAASRCDVNVPTEHVDLAQVSLAYQSIGRASDPALLLVMGLGGQLIHWPDEVVVALCQQGFRVIRYDNRDVGLSTWRQAPTEANLAFEVLRYKLGLPVSSPYSLTDMADDGLGLMDALHIEQFHVLGASMGGMIAQHMAAMAPQRVESLTLIMTTSGAEGLPAPSAALVQLLARRGAPNREVALEQQADLLAALGSPSVTDDRQALLHQAALSYDRAFNPEGVKRQIMAILAEPSRVALLNQLRVPALVVHGTADPLLPVMHGVHLAAHLRGSQLKLIPGLAHRFQEAFKAPLLAAVLPYLRAHREDTSHWAQIEPVAEPNLL, via the coding sequence ATGCGTGCTTTGTTTTTATCGGCGGCCATGTTGCTGGCCTCATTGTTCAGCCTGCCGTCGATGGCAGCGTCTCGTTGTGATGTGAATGTTCCGACCGAACACGTCGATCTGGCGCAGGTGAGCCTGGCGTACCAGAGCATCGGTCGTGCGTCGGATCCGGCGTTGCTGCTGGTGATGGGGTTGGGCGGGCAGTTGATTCACTGGCCCGACGAGGTGGTGGTTGCGTTGTGTCAGCAAGGCTTTCGCGTCATTCGCTATGACAATCGCGATGTCGGGCTCTCGACCTGGCGGCAAGCACCGACCGAGGCCAACCTGGCCTTCGAGGTGCTGCGCTACAAGCTCGGCTTGCCGGTGTCTTCGCCGTACTCGCTGACCGACATGGCCGACGATGGCCTGGGCCTGATGGATGCCCTGCACATCGAACAGTTCCACGTGCTGGGCGCGAGCATGGGCGGGATGATCGCGCAGCACATGGCGGCCATGGCGCCGCAACGGGTCGAGAGCCTGACCCTGATCATGACTACCTCCGGCGCCGAAGGCTTGCCGGCGCCGAGTGCGGCGCTGGTGCAATTGCTCGCCCGCCGTGGCGCGCCGAATCGCGAAGTGGCGCTGGAGCAACAGGCCGATCTGCTGGCCGCCCTGGGCAGCCCGTCGGTCACCGATGATCGTCAGGCGCTGCTGCATCAGGCGGCGCTGTCCTATGACCGGGCGTTCAATCCCGAGGGCGTGAAACGCCAGATCATGGCGATCCTGGCCGAACCAAGCCGGGTCGCGTTGCTCAATCAACTGCGGGTTCCGGCGCTGGTGGTGCATGGCACGGCCGACCCTCTGCTGCCGGTGATGCATGGCGTGCATCTGGCGGCGCATTTGCGTGGCAGCCAGTTGAAGCTGATTCCCGGGCTGGCCCATCGTTTTCAGGAGGCGTTCAAGGCGCCGTTGCTGGCGGCGGTGCTGCCGTATCTGCGGGCGCATCGTGAAGACACTTCGCATTGGGCGCAGATCGAGCCGGTGGCAGAACCCAATCTCCTCTAA